In Deinococcus misasensis DSM 22328, a genomic segment contains:
- a CDS encoding Ig-like domain-containing protein, translating to LTEGDYTLVVTARDNAGNSQSVTVTFKVQFADVSAPVIVLDAPVKDSTVTVVSTEIKGKVTDNRGVQSATISVNGGEAQTLTLGADGSFSFNQTGLDDGTYNISITAKDTSNNTKTLSSSFKVVLPDLFEPNNTFDKATPVTVGSTTRKAIIDGSDFDVDWYKFEAQAGDEIKIEVLTQSAYADSALDSIVYLYPTILNEATLPLAINDDADPFKGQDMGSALTYFFFKNTTYYIKVVSFKTDAGVADNNPKNTYQLKLSLLNKGE from the coding sequence ACCTCACTGAAGGAGATTACACGCTGGTGGTGACTGCAAGAGACAACGCAGGGAACAGCCAGAGTGTGACGGTGACATTCAAGGTGCAGTTTGCGGATGTGAGTGCACCTGTGATTGTGCTGGATGCGCCTGTGAAAGACAGCACTGTGACAGTGGTGAGCACAGAGATCAAAGGGAAAGTGACCGACAACCGTGGGGTGCAATCTGCGACGATTTCGGTGAATGGTGGAGAAGCACAGACCCTGACGCTGGGTGCGGATGGATCGTTCAGCTTCAACCAGACCGGCCTCGATGATGGCACCTACAACATCAGCATCACCGCAAAAGACACTTCCAACAACACCAAAACCCTCAGTTCTTCCTTTAAGGTGGTGCTGCCAGACCTGTTCGAGCCCAACAACACCTTTGACAAAGCAACTCCTGTGACGGTGGGCAGCACGACCCGCAAGGCCATCATTGATGGCTCGGACTTTGATGTGGACTGGTACAAATTTGAAGCCCAGGCCGGGGATGAAATCAAGATAGAGGTGCTGACCCAGAGCGCTTATGCAGATTCTGCTCTGGATTCCATCGTGTACCTGTATCCCACCATCCTCAATGAGGCCACCTTGCCTCTGGCCATCAATGACGATGCAGATCCATTCAAAGGCCAGGACATGGGGTCTGCCCTCACTTACTTTTTCTTCAAAAACACAACCTACTACATCAAAGTGGTGAGCTTCAAAACGGACGCTGGTGTGGCAGACAACAACCCCAAAAACACCTACCAACTCAAACTGAGTTTGCTGAACAAAGGAGAATAA